From Streptomyces sp. NBC_00775, one genomic window encodes:
- a CDS encoding ABC transporter substrate-binding protein: protein MPSIRSKRRVLVAAGAVLALTGAAACSSSNDSGSSGSAGGAAGKKVRLITGVKSDPFYITMTCAAQTEAKAKGMDFTADGSAQWDVSVQRPLLDSVAAARPDGLMISPVDTAALTPSLKQIQSSGTKVALVDTTVTDSSIGITRISSDNEKGGRVAADALAKLMNEKGSAIVISVKPGVSTTDARIKGFTEEMAKYPKIKLLPTLYDNDLPATAASQIQSTLAAHPDLGGVFAGNTNTGQGIATGLKQAGKQGAVKVAAFDAEPDEIAALKAGTLQVLVAQDPAAIGKEAVDQLAAAFEGKTVSKSVGTNMVAITKANMNQPAVSKYFYKSGC, encoded by the coding sequence ATGCCGAGCATTCGCAGCAAGCGCAGGGTCCTGGTCGCCGCAGGTGCTGTACTGGCCCTCACCGGCGCCGCCGCATGCAGTTCGTCGAACGACAGCGGAAGTTCGGGGTCGGCCGGCGGTGCCGCCGGCAAGAAGGTCAGGCTGATCACCGGTGTGAAGAGCGATCCCTTCTACATCACCATGACCTGCGCCGCGCAGACCGAGGCCAAGGCCAAGGGCATGGACTTCACCGCCGACGGTTCCGCGCAGTGGGACGTGTCGGTGCAGCGTCCCCTCCTCGACTCCGTCGCGGCGGCCCGGCCCGACGGGCTGATGATCTCGCCGGTCGACACCGCCGCGCTCACCCCGTCGCTCAAGCAGATCCAGTCGTCCGGGACCAAGGTCGCCCTGGTGGACACCACGGTCACCGACTCGTCGATCGGCATCACCCGCATCTCGTCCGACAACGAGAAGGGCGGACGGGTGGCCGCCGACGCGCTGGCCAAGCTGATGAACGAGAAGGGCTCGGCCATCGTGATCAGCGTCAAGCCCGGCGTCTCCACCACCGACGCCCGGATCAAGGGCTTCACCGAGGAGATGGCCAAGTACCCGAAGATCAAGCTGCTGCCCACCCTCTACGACAACGACCTGCCGGCCACCGCCGCCTCCCAGATCCAGTCGACGCTGGCGGCCCACCCCGACCTGGGGGGCGTCTTCGCGGGCAACACCAACACCGGCCAGGGCATCGCCACCGGCCTCAAGCAGGCCGGCAAGCAGGGCGCCGTGAAGGTCGCCGCCTTCGACGCCGAGCCCGACGAGATCGCCGCGCTCAAGGCGGGCACCCTCCAGGTCCTGGTCGCCCAGGATCCCGCGGCGATCGGCAAGGAGGCCGTCGACCAACTCGCCGCCGCCTTCGAGGGCAAGACCGTCAGCAAGTCGGTCGGCACCAACATGGTCGCCATCACCAAGGCCAACATGAACCAACCGGCGGTCAGCAAGTACTTCTACAAGTCGGGCTGCTGA
- a CDS encoding carboxylesterase/lipase family protein, giving the protein MSLRDVQPPTPAATECGRRGFLGRTAGAAAGAALLGGLETGPASAASNSSDSSRSSERDADRPVRTESGLVTGAPAALDGVTVYKGIPYAATTAGGNRWRPPQPAPSWKGVRKADTWGAACPQPVTGIAADKVPVLSEDCLNLNIWTGAASSRERRPVFVWIYGGRNSAMWASQPVYDGANLAAKGTVVVTYNHRVGAFGNLAHPGLSAESGHGGSGNWGVQDTVAVLKWIKRNIAAFGGDPDRVTIGGWSHGSSFVNILMISRLARGLYHRALLAAGVQYTKDPALGHVAGGYAPLATAEANGTAFAAYMGASSTAGLRALTADEIVSKVYASGAPAAGTTFGNVLDGYVLPTTYTAAMVSGSEYDVPVLTGNNKDENGASPTLAMTVAQFQAYAASTFGDRAADFLALYPAATDAEAAQQYNNYARDEERVSTFLWGTQFKETAGNRSPVYNYWWTHVPPGSDTTNPIEPANGAGAYHGAEKYYLFGNLYGTDRPWTEKDYAIADTTSSYVANFAATGNPNSHGGRPSLPGWPALRTAKPLSMELGDNFAPLQAADTDAKYTFLKDYLRSQTTEY; this is encoded by the coding sequence GTGAGCTTGCGAGACGTCCAACCCCCCACCCCCGCCGCGACCGAGTGCGGCCGCCGCGGTTTCCTCGGCCGCACCGCCGGTGCCGCGGCCGGTGCCGCGCTGCTCGGCGGCCTGGAGACCGGCCCCGCGTCGGCCGCCTCCAACAGCTCTGACAGTTCAAGGAGTTCCGAGCGCGACGCCGACCGGCCGGTGCGTACGGAGTCCGGTCTGGTGACCGGCGCCCCGGCCGCCCTCGACGGCGTCACCGTCTACAAGGGCATCCCCTACGCCGCCACCACCGCCGGCGGCAATCGCTGGCGTCCGCCGCAGCCGGCCCCGTCCTGGAAGGGCGTCCGCAAGGCGGACACCTGGGGCGCCGCCTGCCCTCAGCCCGTCACGGGCATAGCCGCCGACAAGGTGCCCGTGCTGAGCGAGGACTGCCTGAACCTCAACATCTGGACGGGCGCGGCCTCTTCGCGCGAGCGCCGTCCGGTCTTCGTCTGGATCTACGGCGGGCGCAACAGCGCCATGTGGGCCTCGCAACCGGTCTACGACGGCGCCAACCTGGCGGCCAAGGGCACGGTTGTCGTCACCTACAACCACCGCGTCGGCGCCTTCGGCAACCTCGCCCACCCGGGGCTGAGCGCGGAGTCCGGACACGGCGGCTCCGGCAACTGGGGTGTGCAGGACACCGTGGCGGTGCTGAAGTGGATCAAGCGGAACATCGCCGCGTTCGGCGGTGACCCGGACCGGGTGACGATCGGCGGCTGGTCGCACGGCTCGTCGTTCGTCAACATCCTCATGATCTCGCGGCTCGCCCGGGGTCTGTATCACCGGGCGCTCCTCGCGGCCGGGGTCCAGTACACCAAGGACCCGGCGCTCGGCCATGTGGCGGGCGGATACGCGCCGTTGGCCACTGCCGAGGCGAACGGCACCGCGTTCGCCGCGTACATGGGCGCCTCCTCGACCGCCGGCCTGCGGGCGCTGACCGCGGACGAGATCGTCTCGAAGGTCTACGCGTCCGGCGCCCCGGCCGCCGGCACCACCTTCGGGAACGTCCTCGACGGTTACGTACTGCCGACGACGTACACGGCCGCGATGGTTTCCGGATCCGAGTACGACGTGCCGGTCCTCACCGGCAACAACAAGGACGAGAACGGCGCCTCGCCGACCCTCGCCATGACGGTCGCCCAGTTCCAGGCGTACGCCGCGTCCACGTTCGGCGACCGGGCGGCGGACTTCCTCGCGCTCTATCCGGCCGCCACCGACGCGGAGGCGGCACAGCAGTACAACAACTACGCGCGGGACGAGGAACGCGTCTCCACGTTCCTGTGGGGCACGCAGTTCAAGGAGACCGCCGGCAACCGGAGCCCGGTCTACAACTACTGGTGGACGCACGTTCCCCCGGGCTCGGACACCACCAATCCGATCGAGCCCGCGAACGGCGCGGGCGCGTATCACGGTGCGGAGAAGTACTACCTCTTCGGCAACCTCTACGGCACTGACCGGCCGTGGACCGAGAAGGACTACGCGATCGCCGACACCACCTCGTCGTACGTGGCGAACTTCGCGGCCACCGGCAACCCCAACAGCCACGGCGGCCGCCCGTCCCTGCCCGGCTGGCCCGCGCTGCGCACGGCGAAGCCGCTGTCGATGGAGCTCGGCGACAACTTCGCGCCCCTCCAGGCAGCGGACACCGACGCCAAGTACACCTTCCTGAAGGACTATCTGCGGTCGCAGACGACGGAGTACTGA
- a CDS encoding right-handed parallel beta-helix repeat-containing protein translates to MRSRSTALLIGLAALAAGLVATPAEAASTTYYVDCSAAAGGTGSSSSPFNSLTSVNALTLTAGDQVLLQRGTACSGQLAPKATGTAAAPVVIGAYGSGDRPAINADGATNAVLLDNTPYTTVQDLELTADGDNTAYRRGVYVYAADAGVVSGITLRRLDIHDVRGVLPTTVSGNYHGTGKYANATGGIVIEAQGTTTPTAFANTSILDNEIHSVDREGIYTWSNWCKRTQLAAFWQDSLCFADWKASTGLVVRGNDLRDIGGDGIVAKGQDGALVEHNQVTGFNERAGSVNIGIWTANSDNGLFQYNEVSGGNTTSDGQSYDVDHSTKGTVFQYNLSHDNDGGFFLLCPYDTPVADFVIRDNISINDRTRTFQVCSGQIDNGQIYNNTISVGSGLSPVFLTESTSAALDLAFTDNLVRKTGSGSVSWNFSDSHVTFDHNAFYGVTAPTGATNTVTTAPGLVAPGTRDPHGYRLITGYGTLGTGAVVSGNGGLDYYGNTVSATAAPNIGAYNGAGTTTPVLTDLFDTLSSSWTVTGTASATADPSGDLGNSAKITGTSALTRAVGGTTTRRVSALVRSDSASAPVVVEVLDSAGTVVATAAQSDTTAGEWHRVELSAPSTATTVRVRATSSGASYVDDVIVQPVG, encoded by the coding sequence ATGCGATCGCGCAGCACCGCCCTGCTCATAGGCCTGGCGGCCCTCGCCGCCGGCCTTGTCGCCACCCCCGCCGAGGCCGCCTCGACGACGTACTACGTCGACTGCTCGGCCGCCGCGGGCGGCACCGGCAGCTCCTCCTCCCCGTTCAACTCCCTGACCTCGGTCAACGCCCTCACCCTCACCGCCGGCGACCAGGTACTCCTCCAGCGCGGCACCGCCTGCTCCGGGCAGCTCGCCCCGAAGGCCACCGGGACCGCCGCCGCGCCGGTCGTCATCGGCGCCTACGGCAGCGGAGACCGGCCCGCGATCAACGCCGACGGCGCCACCAACGCCGTACTCCTCGACAACACCCCCTACACCACCGTCCAGGACCTGGAGTTGACCGCCGACGGCGACAACACGGCGTATCGGCGCGGGGTTTATGTGTACGCCGCCGACGCGGGCGTCGTCAGCGGCATCACGCTGCGGCGGCTCGACATCCACGACGTACGCGGTGTGCTGCCCACGACCGTGAGCGGCAACTACCACGGCACCGGCAAGTACGCGAACGCCACCGGCGGCATCGTCATCGAAGCCCAGGGCACCACCACACCCACGGCCTTCGCGAACACGAGCATCCTCGACAACGAGATCCACTCCGTGGACCGCGAGGGCATCTACACCTGGTCCAACTGGTGCAAGCGGACCCAGCTCGCCGCCTTCTGGCAGGACTCCCTGTGCTTCGCCGACTGGAAGGCCTCGACCGGGCTGGTCGTCCGCGGCAACGACCTGCGCGACATCGGCGGCGACGGCATCGTCGCCAAGGGCCAGGACGGCGCCCTCGTCGAGCACAACCAGGTCACTGGCTTCAACGAGCGCGCGGGCAGCGTCAACATCGGCATCTGGACCGCCAACAGCGACAACGGCCTCTTCCAGTACAACGAGGTGTCGGGGGGCAACACCACCAGCGACGGCCAGTCGTACGACGTCGACCACTCCACCAAGGGCACGGTCTTCCAGTACAACCTCTCCCACGACAACGACGGCGGCTTCTTCCTCCTCTGCCCGTACGACACACCGGTCGCGGACTTCGTCATCCGGGACAACATCTCCATCAACGACCGCACCCGTACGTTCCAGGTCTGCTCGGGCCAGATCGACAACGGCCAGATCTACAACAACACCATCAGTGTGGGCAGCGGACTGAGCCCGGTGTTCCTCACCGAGTCCACCTCCGCGGCCCTCGATCTGGCCTTCACCGACAACCTCGTGCGCAAGACCGGCAGCGGTTCCGTCAGCTGGAACTTCTCCGACTCCCACGTCACCTTCGACCACAACGCCTTCTACGGCGTGACCGCACCGACCGGCGCCACCAACACGGTGACCACCGCCCCGGGCCTCGTCGCCCCCGGCACCCGCGACCCCCACGGCTACCGCCTGATCACGGGGTACGGCACGCTCGGCACCGGCGCGGTCGTCTCCGGCAACGGGGGACTGGACTACTACGGCAACACGGTCTCGGCCACGGCCGCCCCGAACATCGGCGCGTACAACGGCGCCGGTACGACCACTCCCGTCCTGACAGACCTCTTCGACACCCTCTCGTCCAGCTGGACGGTGACCGGCACCGCGTCCGCCACCGCCGACCCGTCGGGCGACCTCGGCAACTCCGCGAAGATCACGGGGACTTCGGCCCTCACCCGGGCGGTCGGCGGCACCACCACGCGCCGTGTCTCCGCCCTCGTGCGCTCCGACTCCGCGTCGGCGCCCGTGGTCGTCGAGGTCCTCGACTCCGCGGGCACGGTGGTGGCCACCGCCGCGCAGTCCGACACCACGGCCGGTGAATGGCACCGCGTGGAGCTGTCCGCGCCGTCGACGGCCACGACGGTGCGGGTGCGGGCGACGTCGAGTGGGGCGTCGTACGTGGACGACGTGATCGTGCAGCCCGTCGGCTGA
- a CDS encoding SDR family NAD(P)-dependent oxidoreductase, with protein sequence MTTDADTATGATAGMSHGSTAVVTGAARGIGHAIAVELAARGHEVVAVDILETVRKTATERIRPVVVDLTDPDAPGRVLDGVAPGILVNCAFAEERSPLLDATEFGWALTFDVSLHAAVRLSRAFADRLITEERPGSIVNIASVHARFAATGFGAYSAAKAGLVAFTRTAALEWGPHGIRVNAVAPGLVMVERNAQLADDPEEFAARVRPYPLRRAGLPHEVARAVAFLAGDDASFVTGAVLPVDGGLSARIPEATL encoded by the coding sequence ATGACCACAGACGCCGACACGGCCACCGGCGCCACCGCCGGCATGTCCCATGGATCCACCGCTGTCGTCACCGGCGCCGCCCGGGGCATCGGGCACGCCATCGCCGTCGAGCTCGCCGCCCGTGGGCACGAGGTCGTCGCCGTCGACATCCTGGAGACCGTACGGAAGACGGCGACCGAGCGGATCCGCCCTGTCGTCGTCGACCTCACCGACCCGGACGCCCCCGGCCGCGTACTCGACGGAGTCGCACCCGGCATCCTGGTCAACTGCGCCTTCGCCGAGGAGCGTTCACCCCTTCTCGACGCCACGGAGTTCGGCTGGGCGCTCACCTTCGATGTCAGCCTGCACGCGGCCGTCCGGCTCTCGCGGGCCTTCGCCGACCGCCTCATCACCGAGGAACGGCCGGGGTCGATCGTCAACATCGCCTCCGTCCATGCCCGGTTCGCGGCGACCGGCTTCGGCGCGTACTCCGCCGCCAAGGCCGGACTCGTCGCCTTCACCCGTACCGCCGCGCTCGAATGGGGCCCGCACGGAATCCGCGTCAACGCGGTCGCGCCGGGGCTCGTCATGGTCGAGCGCAATGCCCAACTGGCCGACGACCCCGAGGAGTTCGCTGCCCGGGTCCGGCCCTATCCACTGCGCCGGGCCGGTCTGCCGCACGAGGTGGCCCGGGCCGTCGCGTTTCTCGCCGGGGACGACGCCTCGTTCGTCACCGGTGCCGTTCTGCCCGTCGACGGCGGTCTGTCCGCCCGTATCCCGGAGGCCACCCTCTGA
- a CDS encoding ABC transporter permease, translated as MTAVPAVRVRGRVWTRVRRAAGSRALSAPGARWGLALVVLLVLLGAAAPLLTGHSPLTQGPDALAAPSGEHPLGTDEFGRDLLSRTLYGIRLDLLVAFTAVPLGAVAGIGLGLLCALHPSLDVVLQRAFDVMLAFTALVLGVTLAAILGPGTAAVFWTVTGVNIPLFGRITRDAVRVERDREYVLAAVALGARRLRILLGDILPNILDALVVQAALSLSTAVFVEGAMSFVGIGVTPPTPSLGALLRTSVSFLADNPAYALGPITVVVGLVIGFNLLADGLNKGLLKR; from the coding sequence ATGACCGCCGTTCCGGCTGTACGGGTACGGGGACGCGTATGGACACGGGTCCGGCGTGCCGCCGGCTCCCGCGCGCTCAGTGCGCCCGGCGCCCGCTGGGGTCTCGCCCTGGTCGTCCTGCTGGTCCTGCTCGGGGCGGCCGCCCCCCTGCTCACCGGGCACTCCCCGCTCACCCAGGGCCCCGACGCGCTGGCCGCGCCGAGCGGTGAACACCCGCTCGGCACCGACGAGTTCGGCCGCGATCTGCTCAGCCGCACGCTGTACGGGATCCGGCTCGACCTGCTCGTCGCCTTCACCGCGGTCCCGCTCGGCGCGGTCGCGGGCATCGGCCTGGGGCTCCTGTGCGCCCTGCACCCGTCGCTCGACGTCGTTCTGCAACGTGCCTTCGACGTCATGCTGGCCTTCACCGCCCTGGTCCTCGGCGTCACCCTCGCCGCGATCCTCGGCCCGGGCACGGCCGCCGTCTTCTGGACCGTCACCGGTGTCAACATCCCCCTCTTCGGCCGGATCACCCGCGACGCCGTCCGCGTCGAGAGGGACCGCGAGTACGTCCTGGCGGCCGTGGCCCTCGGCGCCCGGCGCCTGCGGATTCTGCTCGGTGACATCCTGCCCAACATCCTCGACGCTCTCGTCGTCCAGGCCGCGCTCTCCCTCTCCACGGCCGTCTTCGTCGAGGGCGCGATGAGCTTCGTGGGCATCGGCGTCACCCCTCCCACCCCCTCGCTCGGCGCGTTGCTGCGCACCAGCGTCTCCTTCCTCGCCGACAATCCCGCCTACGCACTCGGACCGATCACCGTCGTCGTGGGCCTCGTCATCGGCTTCAACCTCCTCGCCGACGGACTGAACAAGGGATTGCTCAAACGATGA
- a CDS encoding ABC transporter permease, with amino-acid sequence MLRYATRRVPSALLVLLVASVLVFGVLRLAPGDPAVVLAGPDASPATVAEVRASLGLDASLPVQYGTWLTGVLTGDLGTSFILGAPIAQLIGQGLGNTLELTAAALLLALIGGGAAGIVLGTARRARLLTAAVNLALAVPPYVTGVLLVLVFAVTFRVLPASGHESLLADPVIGVQYLLLPALCLALPTGAVLARFLAASLRRSRQEDFVRTGRAKGVSERWLLARHVLPGALPPVVTVLGIQIGQLLGGAIVVEAVYAWPGVGQLLLQAVLSRDYLLVQDLLLFAVAVFVVLQTLTDLVQAGLDPRVRIGGSV; translated from the coding sequence ATGCTCCGCTACGCGACTCGGCGGGTGCCGTCCGCCCTGCTGGTGCTGCTCGTGGCGTCAGTGCTGGTGTTCGGTGTCCTCCGGCTCGCACCGGGGGACCCGGCCGTCGTCCTCGCGGGCCCGGACGCGTCCCCCGCCACGGTCGCCGAGGTCCGGGCCTCGCTCGGCCTCGACGCGTCACTGCCCGTCCAGTACGGGACCTGGCTCACCGGCGTCCTCACCGGCGACCTCGGCACCTCCTTCATCCTGGGCGCGCCGATCGCCCAACTGATCGGCCAGGGCCTCGGCAACACTCTCGAACTCACCGCCGCCGCCCTGCTGTTGGCGCTGATCGGCGGAGGCGCGGCGGGCATCGTCCTCGGCACGGCCCGCCGCGCGCGCCTGCTGACCGCCGCGGTGAACCTGGCGCTCGCCGTCCCGCCGTACGTCACCGGCGTCCTGCTCGTCCTCGTCTTCGCCGTCACCTTCCGGGTGCTGCCCGCCTCCGGACACGAGTCGCTGCTCGCCGACCCGGTGATCGGCGTGCAGTATCTGCTGCTGCCCGCCCTCTGCCTGGCGCTGCCCACCGGCGCGGTCCTCGCCCGCTTCCTCGCGGCCTCCCTGCGCAGATCCCGGCAGGAGGACTTCGTCCGCACCGGCCGCGCCAAGGGCGTCTCCGAGCGATGGCTGCTGGCCCGCCATGTGCTGCCGGGCGCGCTGCCACCGGTCGTCACCGTCCTCGGCATCCAGATCGGACAGCTGCTCGGCGGAGCCATCGTGGTGGAGGCCGTCTACGCCTGGCCGGGGGTGGGGCAGCTGCTGCTCCAGGCGGTCCTGAGCCGCGACTATCTGCTCGTCCAGGACCTGCTGCTGTTCGCGGTCGCCGTGTTCGTGGTGCTCCAGACCCTCACGGATCTGGTGCAGGCCGGGCTCGATCCCCGGGTGCGGATCGGGGGCTCCGTATGA
- a CDS encoding ABC transporter substrate-binding protein yields MPSYSNPRTPERLVISRRRLLAAIGAGGALLAVSACRSAADESGKSSGAAAKGGTLKIAQSADIAPATLFGQNNPNFTLARTVFNTLTECDHKTLQPKPSLAESWTEAKDGTSITLKLRQGVTFHSGRAFTSADVAFAIENLRKDTTASQLKHVALAIEKIDQTDEHTVTLHLAHPVSNLFDLFEILLIVDKESIDELLKGTKIIGTGPFKVADYTPGTGFQLKRNDAYWKKGVPLLDAVEVSVVSQSPSMVSSLRSGGTHLLVDVAPLDAASIKNDDQFEVTVSDAHDSGFYIASNVKVKPLDDKRVRQAIAWAVDRERILSQVLGGIGTVTSLPWATSSPAYDKTKAAHYSRDLKTAKALIKAAGAGGKTVKVVYNAGLATNAKIAEIVQYDLTQLGLKANAEPLQAADFLAQLQAGELPGLFINGHGFGQLHPATLVKGAFPFNADKNASNFDSDAYRTLADQLWQATEETEAKKAADALNDLLLEEQFVSDLVASSHTFTRAKKVQGLNWTMYDYLDLDQTSIG; encoded by the coding sequence ATGCCCTCGTACAGCAACCCCCGTACGCCCGAAAGACTCGTCATATCCCGCCGCAGGCTGCTCGCCGCGATCGGTGCCGGAGGCGCCCTGCTCGCCGTCTCGGCCTGCCGCAGTGCCGCAGACGAGAGCGGGAAGTCGTCAGGAGCGGCCGCCAAGGGCGGCACGCTGAAGATCGCGCAGTCCGCCGACATCGCGCCCGCCACGCTCTTCGGCCAGAACAACCCGAACTTCACGCTCGCCCGTACGGTCTTCAACACGCTGACCGAGTGCGACCACAAGACGCTTCAGCCCAAGCCGTCGCTCGCCGAGTCCTGGACCGAGGCGAAGGACGGCACGTCGATCACCCTGAAGCTCCGCCAGGGCGTCACCTTCCACAGCGGGCGTGCCTTCACCTCCGCGGATGTCGCCTTCGCCATCGAGAACCTGCGGAAGGACACCACCGCCTCCCAGCTCAAGCACGTCGCGCTCGCCATCGAGAAGATCGACCAGACCGACGAGCACACGGTCACGCTGCATCTGGCGCACCCGGTCAGCAACCTCTTCGACCTCTTCGAGATCCTCCTCATCGTCGACAAGGAGTCGATCGACGAACTGCTCAAGGGCACGAAGATCATCGGCACCGGCCCGTTCAAGGTCGCGGACTACACGCCCGGCACCGGCTTCCAGCTCAAGCGCAACGACGCGTACTGGAAGAAGGGCGTCCCGCTGCTCGACGCCGTCGAGGTGTCGGTCGTCAGCCAGTCGCCGTCGATGGTCTCGTCCCTGCGCTCCGGCGGCACCCACCTCCTCGTCGACGTTGCCCCGCTCGACGCGGCCTCCATCAAGAACGACGACCAGTTCGAGGTCACCGTCTCCGACGCCCACGACTCCGGCTTCTACATCGCCTCCAACGTCAAGGTGAAGCCCCTCGACGACAAGCGCGTCCGCCAGGCGATCGCCTGGGCCGTCGACCGCGAGCGCATCCTCAGCCAGGTCCTCGGCGGCATCGGCACGGTCACCTCCCTTCCCTGGGCGACGAGTTCACCGGCGTACGACAAGACGAAGGCCGCCCACTACAGCCGCGACCTGAAGACAGCCAAGGCGCTCATCAAGGCCGCCGGAGCGGGCGGCAAGACCGTCAAGGTCGTCTACAACGCCGGCCTCGCCACCAACGCGAAGATCGCCGAGATCGTGCAGTACGACCTCACCCAGCTCGGCCTCAAGGCGAACGCCGAACCCCTCCAGGCCGCCGACTTCCTCGCCCAGCTCCAGGCGGGCGAACTGCCGGGCCTGTTCATCAACGGCCACGGCTTCGGACAGCTGCACCCGGCCACCCTCGTCAAGGGCGCCTTCCCCTTCAACGCCGACAAGAACGCCTCCAACTTCGACAGCGACGCATACCGCACACTCGCCGACCAGCTGTGGCAGGCCACCGAGGAGACCGAGGCCAAGAAGGCCGCCGACGCCCTCAACGACCTGCTCCTGGAAGAGCAGTTCGTCTCCGACCTGGTCGCGAGCTCCCACACCTTCACCCGCGCCAAGAAGGTCCAGGGCCTCAACTGGACGATGTACGACTACCTCGACCTCGACCAGACCTCGATCGGCTGA
- a CDS encoding mandelate racemase/muconate lactonizing enzyme family protein — protein sequence MSPAQEESWELFRITVSPRTEWLVLRVGGPDGDHGYGECSDAGPAEYVVRELDRFVRGFGTDGLHTGDDFAAITVRGGIEQARLDLTARRADVPLRKLILGQDSLRSVELYANINRAPGGRTPREVAATAEAAVLDGFTAVKLAPFDTPDADGRHTLAGIGLERVRAVREAVGADVDVMVDAHERLSLDELTPLLGPFEELGLYWLEDGVGIARPGELAELRSRTRLPLAGGEFAHRSDEVDAVRGLLDVLLPDVKHAGGPRAALDLAHRTGGMARISFHNPSGPVATLHAAHLAPLDAAVAERLEYAYGEVAWRSDVVHGAELVRRGRLTVPDAPGIGLELDTDHPAVTRVWSGRLEPRPSCCR from the coding sequence GTGAGCCCCGCACAGGAGGAGAGCTGGGAGCTGTTCCGGATCACCGTGAGCCCGCGCACCGAGTGGCTGGTGCTGCGGGTTGGCGGACCGGACGGCGATCACGGGTACGGGGAGTGCTCGGACGCCGGGCCGGCGGAATACGTGGTTCGCGAACTCGACCGGTTTGTAAGGGGGTTCGGAACGGATGGGCTTCACACGGGCGACGACTTCGCCGCCATCACCGTACGCGGTGGCATCGAGCAGGCCCGCCTGGACCTGACCGCCCGCCGTGCCGACGTACCGCTGCGGAAGCTGATCCTGGGTCAGGATTCGCTGAGGTCCGTCGAGTTGTATGCCAACATCAACCGCGCCCCCGGCGGTCGCACCCCACGCGAAGTCGCCGCGACCGCCGAAGCCGCCGTCCTGGACGGCTTCACCGCCGTGAAACTCGCCCCGTTCGACACCCCGGACGCCGACGGGCGGCACACCCTCGCCGGGATCGGCCTGGAGCGCGTACGGGCCGTGCGCGAGGCGGTCGGTGCGGACGTCGACGTGATGGTGGACGCCCATGAGCGCCTCAGCCTCGACGAACTCACCCCACTTCTGGGCCCGTTCGAGGAGCTGGGCCTGTACTGGCTGGAGGACGGCGTCGGCATCGCCCGCCCGGGCGAACTGGCCGAGCTGCGCTCCCGCACCCGACTCCCGCTCGCCGGAGGCGAGTTCGCGCACCGGAGCGACGAGGTCGACGCCGTACGCGGACTCCTCGACGTACTGCTGCCCGATGTGAAGCACGCGGGTGGTCCACGTGCCGCTCTCGACCTCGCCCACCGGACCGGGGGCATGGCGCGCATCTCGTTCCACAACCCCTCGGGCCCGGTCGCCACCCTGCACGCCGCCCACCTCGCGCCCCTCGACGCGGCGGTGGCGGAGCGCCTGGAGTACGCGTACGGCGAGGTCGCCTGGCGCTCCGACGTCGTGCACGGTGCCGAGCTGGTCCGGCGGGGCCGGCTCACCGTGCCGGACGCCCCCGGCATCGGCCTCGAACTCGACACCGATCACCCGGCGGTCACCCGGGTGTGGAGCGGACGCCTCGAACCGCGCCCCTCCTGTTGTCGCTGA